In a genomic window of Lepisosteus oculatus isolate fLepOcu1 chromosome 3, fLepOcu1.hap2, whole genome shotgun sequence:
- the cds1 gene encoding phosphatidate cytidylyltransferase 1 codes for MSELRKRGGGGDPDSTENISDKETDGEDRTGMTGEGDRDSKPDTDTPEAPPSVDNTPKVLNKFLAGLSSRWKNWWIRGILSLTMISFFFLLIYMGPVVLILTVMVVQIKCFQEIITIGYRVYHSYDLPWFRTLSWYFLICVNYFFYGETVADYFGALVQREEPLQFLVRYHRFISFALYLAGFCMFVLSLVKKHYRLQFYMFAWTHVTLLIVVTQSHLVIQNLCEGMIWFIVPISIVICNDIMAYLFGFFFGRTPLIKLSPKKTWEGFIGGFFSTVVFGFIFAYLLAQYRYFVCPAEYDSESNSFAVECEPSELFVMQEYTLPSLMQSLLRLKTMNLYPFQIHSIALSTFASLIGPFGGFFASGFKRAFKIKDFADTIPGHGGIMDRFDCQYLMATFVHVYIASFIRGPNPSKVLQQLLVLQPEQQLSIFNTLKSHLKEKGMIPAAV; via the exons GAAACAGATGGAGAAGACAGAACTGGGATGACTGGAGAAGGAGACAGAGACTCCAAACCGGACACAGATACTCCTGAAGCACCTCCATCTGTAGATAACACTCCTAAAGTTTTAAACAAATTTCTGGCAGGGCTTTCTTCAAG ATGGAAGAACTGGTGGATTCGTGGGATTTTATCACTGACTatgatttctttcttctttctgctcATCTACATGGGGCCAGTGGTGCTAATATTAACG gtCATGGTTGTTCAAATCAAATGCTTCCAAGAGATTATAACCATTGGATACAGAGTTTATCACTCATATGACCTTCCATGGTTCAGAACATTAAGCTG GTACTTCCTGATTTgtgtgaattattttttctatggGGAAACTGTGGCAGACTACTTCGGTGCCTTGGTTCAGAGGGAGGAGCCCTTGCAGTTTCTGGTTCGATACCACCGATTCATTTCCTTTGCATTGTACTTGGCAG gtttctgcatgtttgtgcTGAGTTTAGTGAAGAAACATTACCGCCTGCAGTTTTATATG TTTGCATGGACCCATGTGACACTCTTGATTGTAGTCACACAGTCACACCTTGTCATTCAGAACCTGTGTGAAGGAATGATATG GTTCATAGTTCCAATATCTATTGTGATCTGCAATGACATCATGGCTTATCTTTTTGGTTTCTTCTTTGGGCGAACACCTTTGATTAAG CTCTCTCCAAAGAAGACCTGGGAAGGTTTCATAGGAGGTTTCTTTTCAACAGTTGTGTTTGGGTTCATA tttgcATACCTCTTGGCACAGTACAGATActttgtgtgccctgcagaATACGACAGTGAGAGTAACAGTTTTGCTGTGGAATGCGAACCTTCAGAGCTCTTTGTGATGCAGGAATACACTCTTCCTTCACTGATGCAAAGCCTTCTGAGATTG AAAACCATGAATCTGTACCCCTTTCAGATCCACAGCATTGCTCTTTCTACATTTGCGTCTCTAATAGGACCCTTTGGTGGTTTCTTTGCCAGTGGTTTCAAAAGAGCTTTCAAAATCAAA GATTTTGCAGACACTATTCCCGGACATGGGGGAATCATGGATCGTTTTGATTGTCAATATTTGATGGCCACATTTGTTCATGTTTACATTGCAAGCTTTATCAG GGGACCCAACCCCAGTAAAGTGCTACAGCAGCTCCTCGTCCTCCAGCCGGAACAGCAGCTCAGCATCTTCAACACACTGAAATCTCATCTTAAGGAGAAGGGCATGATCCCTGCTGCAGTTTAG